In Populus nigra chromosome 10, ddPopNigr1.1, whole genome shotgun sequence, the following proteins share a genomic window:
- the LOC133705514 gene encoding calcium-dependent protein kinase 1-like, which yields MGNTCVGPSISKNGFFQSVSAAMWRTRSPDDSMSQTNGESVHELEAVSRESEPPLPVQSKPPEQMTIPKPEAPEKSEKSDEPAKPKKPPQVKRVSSAGLRTESVLKTKAGNLKEFFSLGKKLGQGQFGTTFLCVEKATKKEFACKSIAKRKLLTDEDVEDVRREISIMHHLAGHPNVISIKGAYEDAVAVHVVMEICAGGELFDRIIKRGHYTERKAAELTRTIVGVVEACHSLGVMHRDLKPENFLFVNQKEDSLLKTIDFGLSIFFKPGERFHDVVGSPYYVAPEVLKKRYGPEADVWSAGVIIYILLSGVPPFWAETEQEIFEQVLHGDLDFSSDPWPSISESAKDLVRRMLVRDPRRRLTAHEVLCHPWVQEDGVAPDKPLDSAVLSRLKQFSAMNKLKKMALRIIAETLSEEEIAGLKEMFKMIDSDGSGQITFEELKAGLKRVGANLKESEIYDLMQAADVDNSGTIDYGEFIAATLHLNKIERQDHLFAAFSYFDKDGSGYITPDELQQACEEFGIEDVRLEEMIKEVDQDNDGRIDYNEFVAMMQKGNVAGPARKGLERSFSINFREALKL from the exons ATGGGTAATACTTGTGTAGGACCGAGCATTTCCAAGAATGGTTTTTTCCAATCTGTATCCGCTGCAATGTGGCGGACTCGATCGCCAGATGATTCAATGTCTCAGACTAATGGAGAGTCTGTCCATGAACTTGAGGCAGTATCTAGAGAATCTGAACCGCCTTTGCCAGTTCAGAGCAAACCCCCGGAACAGATGACCATCCCAAAACCCGAAGCACCAGAGAAATCGGAAAAATCAGATGAGCCTGCAAAGCCTAAGAAGCCCCCTCAAGTGAAAAGGGTGTCTAGTGCTGGGCTTAGAACTGAATCTGTTTTAAAAACTAAAGCTGGTAATCTGAAAGAGTTCTTTAGTTTGGGAAAGAAACTAGGACAAGGTCAATTTGGGACAACATTTCTATGCGTGGAGAAAGCGACAAAGAAAGAATTTGCATGCAAATCGATTGCTAAGAGGAAGTTGTTAACTGATGAGGATGTTGAGGATGTAAGAAGGGAAATCTCGATAATGCACCATTTGGCTGGCCACCCAAATGTTATATCTATTAAAGGGGCTTATGAGGATGCTGTGGCAGTTCATGTTGTTATGGAGATATGTGCTGGTGGTGAGCTCTTTGATAGGATTATTAAGCGCGGGCATTATACCGAAAGAAAGGCAGCTGAGCTTACTCGAACTATAGTTGGAGTGGTTGAAGCTTGTCATTCACTGGGTGTGATGCATCGAGACCTTAAACCTGAGAATTTTCTGTTTGTTAACCAAAAAGAGGACTCACTTCTAAAAACAATTGACTTCGGTTTGTCAATATTCTTCAAGCCAG GAGAGAGATTTCACGATGTGGTTGGGAGTCCGTACTATGTTGCTCCTGAGGTTCTGAAAAAGCGTTATGGTCCTGAAGCAGATGTTTGGAGTGCCGGAGTCATCATTTACATTTTGTTAAGTGGAGTTCCTCCCTTTTGGGCTG AGACCGAGCAGGAGATATTTGAACAGGTCCTGCATGGTGATCTTGACTTTTCATCAGACCCTTGGCCTAGTATCTCTGAAAGTGCCAAGGATTTAGTGAGGAGAATGCTTGTTCGAGACCCCAGAAGGCGTTTAACGGCACATGAAGTTCTGT GCCATCCTTGGGTGCAAGAAGATGGTGTAGCTCCTGACAAGCCTCTGGATTCAGCTGTATTGAGTCGTCTGAAGCAATTTTCTGCTATGAATAAGCTAAAGAAAATGGCTCTTAGA ATCATTGCAGAGACCCTATCTGAAGAAGAAATAGCTGGCCTAAAGGAGATGTTCAAGATGATAGACTCTGATGGCAGTGGTCAAATCACTTTTGAAGAACTCAAGGCTGGATTGAAAAGAGTTGGAGCTAATCTTAAGGAATCTGAAATTTATGATCTGATGCAAGCA GCTGATGTAGACAATAGTGGCACAATTGATTATGGAGAGTTCATTGCTGCCACGCTTCATCTAAACAAAATTGAGAGACAGGATCATCTATTTGCAGCTTTCTCATACTTTGATAAGGATGGAAGTGGCTACATTACTCCCGATGAGCTTCAGCAAGCTTGTGAGGAGTTTGGAATAGAGGATGTTCGCTTGGAAGAAATGATCAAAGAagttgatcaggacaat GATGGACGCATAGATTACAACGAATTTGTAGCCATGATGCAAAAGGGAAATGTAGCAGGTCCAGCAAGGAAGGGCCTGGAGCGTAGTTTCAGCATTAATTTTAGAGAAGCTCTCAAACTTTAG